The following coding sequences are from one Cryptococcus deuterogattii R265 chromosome 1, complete sequence window:
- a CDS encoding threonine ammonia-lyase biosynthetic, giving the protein MSPTSISIPAAAHRPAATTTTHLSKSPPTTNEYTSTAPIPALPPQHTDEAVPSHLYHGLPHHFLVDDAQGRKVPDYLRMILMSKVYSAPLNLKETPLTYAVNLSARLGNEIWIKREDLQPVFSFKIRGAYNMMASLSDEEKKKGVITCSAGNHAQGVALSGHALGIPAVVVMPVSTPSIKWRNVQRLGATVLLHGRDFDEAKAECLRLEKEKGLTFVPPYDNPYVVAGQGTVAMEICRQVTDADQIDGIFASVGGGGLAAGIAAYMKRVAKPSVGIYGVETVDGDAMDRSLKAGKRILLDEVGPFADGTAVRLVGEEPFRVCKHFLDDVVLVNNDEICAAIKDVFEETRSVPEPSGALALAGLKAYIIRNNLQGAGKRFVAVVSGGNMNFGRLRFVAERADVGERREVLMSIRIPEKPGSFLKFHSLLGSRAVTEFSYRYSNDSTGYIICSFLLSSSSSSSSGPSPEARAKEIHEILQSFKTHGIEAVDLSEDEFAKSHVRHLVGGRSAVEHERIFRFEFPERPGALGNFLKGMKVEWNISMFHYRNHGADVGKVLIGVQVPSQDYPAFDEFLETLGYPYVEETNNEVYTMFLRS; this is encoded by the exons ATGTCGCCCACATC catctccatccccgCTGCAGCACACCGCCCAGCggccaccaccaccacccaccTCTCCAAATCACCACCCACCACAAACGAGTACACCTCCACAGCCCCCATCCCCGCCCTCCCGCCGCAGCACACCGACGAGGCCGTCCCATCGCATCTCTACCACGGCCTCCCACACCACTTTTTGGTCGACGATGCACAGGGCAGAAAAGTTCCCGACTATCTCAGGATGATCTTGATGT CCAAGGTCTACTCTGCTCCGCTCAATCTCAAGGAAACACCGCTCACCTATGCAGTCAACCTCTCTGCACGTCTCGGCAACGAG ATCTGGATCAAGCGCGAAGACCTCCAGCCGGTATTTTCATTCAAGATTCGCGGCGCTTACAACATGATGGCGAGTCTGTccgacgaagaaaagaaaaaaggtgTCATCACCTGCTCTGCCG GCAACCACGCACAGGGCGTCGCCCTCTCCGGCCACGCACTCGGCATCCCCGCCGTCGTCGTCATGCCCGTGTCCACCCCCTCCATCAAATGGCGCAACGTCCAGCGTCTCGGCGCCaccgtcctcctccacgGCCGCGATTTCGACGAAGCCAAAGCCGAATGTCTCCGCCtcgaaaaggaaaaaggccTGACCTTTGTCCCCCCCTACGATAACCCCTACGTCGTCGCCGGCCAGGGCACAGTCGCCATGGAAATCTGCCGCCAAGTCACCGATGCCGACCAGATCGATGGTATATTCGCCTCAGTCGGCGGAGGCGGTCTTGCAGCCGGTATCGCGGCGTATATGAAACGCGTCGCCAAACCCAGTGTCGGCATCTATGGCGTCGAGACCGTCGACGGTGATGCCATGGACCGTTCACTCAAAGCAGGCAAGAGAATCTTGCTCGATGAAGTCGGACCGTTTGCGGACGGGACCGCTGTAAGGCTCGTGGGCGAAGAGCCATTCCGAGTGTGCAAACACTTTTTAGACGACGTCGTCCTCGTCAACAATGACGAGATTTGCGCTGCTATCAAGGATGTCTTTGAAGAAACCCGATCTGTCCCCGAACCGTCCGGCGCACTCGCACTCGCAGGTTTGAAAGCCTACATTATCCGAAACAACCTCCAAGGTGCAGGGAAACGCTTTGTCGCCGTCGTCTCTGGCGGTAACATGAACTTTGGCAGACTCCGCTTCGTCGCTGAACGAGCCGATGTCGGTGAACGACGTGAAGTGCTGATGAGTATCCGAATCCCCGAAAAGCCTGGAAG CTTTTTGAAATTCCACTCCCTTCTCGGTTCACGAGCCGTCACCGAATTCTCCTACCGCTACTCCAACGATTCCACCGGCTACATCAtctgctccttcctcctctcttcctcctcctcatcctcctctggCCCCTCACCCGAAGCCCGCGCAAAGGAGATTCACGAGATCCTCCAGTCGTTTAAGACACATGGGATCGAAGCGGTAGATCtgagtgaggatgagtttgCAAAGAGTCATGTAAGGCATTTGGTCGGTGGACGGAGTGCAGTTGAGCATGAGCGGATCTTTCGATTTG AGTTCCCGGAAAGACCAGGGGCACTTGGGAATTTCCTCAAAGGCATGAAGGTCGAATGGAACATTTCCATGTTCCATTACAGAAACCACGGTGCCG ACGTCGGCAAAGTTCTCATCGGTGTCCAAGTCCCATCGCAAGACTATCCCGCATTTGACGAGTTTTTGGAAACCCTTGGGTATCCATATGTCGAAGAGACAAATAACGAGGTTTACACCATGTTCCTCAGGTCgtaa
- a CDS encoding uncharacterized protein (genome sequence mistake), translated as MGSKGAHYSLALAHALTAGAWSSPPPPPPARSPSRGQNSSASGASTPTATQASYTACATSPSSTSPPDPDGDDAHDQRAWKDSQAWWSPVPADAAAEGTGDLEALIASGKLSPAELVSAKLTLAYYLHATGSHDTALRVYNTVDWAADSRIGVLDGDAAVVDKLRARCLQGLSYELAPTPDPARALQSHLATVPLFQSLASQPSFVEYREACRFFSTALFRAAILSARQPGQASQTLAILRTFHAYSASWPPAFRPVQRQKMLILYLQALYWTSPPSSRRQWEKEASLALKNGQTLLEQTTTFPRAGSVNHPVILFCQHAMQLYTTHPRSPAMSNQVLDFLWWATTLTFQSQSVLRFLIRILSDREEYTDAKRVFELYVGLVLKARQTAQPEIALQLQLQRPDDDDTQAIPSAEQSSPETEALMKQATSASHETDDDTEFVSTLLAGAKLLTGMDQPGEAWRYACLAGDVVQVTKLPDAQKKALQVKVEEVKGIVRMLMAKNVNPHERANYQSQSLNHLTSSTTISPTPTSLYHLSHAYAQARQIPQAIDAIHKSLEMDEKNVESWHLLGILLTSMRDWEAARKAVEAGWRVWEERDERERQMDEKMEDAEDHEQRPSLEFISKDFGFTTTTTALVLPTGSFSPLPPLPESPPTSSQNLAQVIRLRMTLNMIIEKTQGCEEAMVRQQELFAFFSARCSLAGGVAKQSPGASGGGEKKDVPDREEGLGESFVNIKEQDSIPVTGADGLPTVAPPVPPTPTPFDPAPPVEEKQTIDENTLTPFRSVSEKGRQRRRRSFSASLRSKGGKSKDQMGVSTSSHGGGGGGGGGIRRTASLRGAVLSGETEKKAVAEYSSTIPPFTPATGTATGNPRDRTVSKSTAPSIVPTAIHSHYRSSRVRRPSPPHPAIRTHQIVTTNAGYPVPRGKTDPE; from the exons ATGGGATCCAAGGGGGCGCACTACAGCCTCGCACTCGCCCACGCCCTCACCGCCGGTGCATGGTCCTCCCCGCCCCCGCCGCCACCCGCGCGCAGCCCCTCTCGTGGCCAGAACTCGTCCGCAAGTGGGGCAAGCACACCCACGGCA ACACAAGCCTCATACACCGCCTGCGCGacatctccctcctctaCCTCCCCGCCCGACCCCGACGGCGACGACGCCCACGACCAGCGTGCGTGGAAGGACAGCCAGGCATGGTGGTCCCCCGTGCCAGCAGACGCGGCCGCCGAGGGCACGGGTGATCTCGAAGCGCTCATTGCCAGCGGGAAACTCTCCCCCGCCGAACTCGTGTCGGCAAAGCTCACGCTGGCATACTACCTCCATGCCACAGGATCCCACGACACCGCACTCCGCGTGTACAACACCGTCGACTGGGCGGCCGACAGTCGTATAGGCGTGCTCGACGGCGACGCCGCAGTCGTCGACAAGCTGAGAGCGCGCTGTCTCCAGGGTCTCTCCTACGAGCTCGCCCCCACGCCCGACCCCGCACGCGCCCTCCAGTCCCATCTCGCAACCGTCCCGCTCTTCCAGTCGCTCGCCTCCCAACCGTCGTTTGTCGAGTACCGCGAAGCCTgccgcttcttctccaccgcCCTCTTCCGCGCAGCCATCCTCTCTGCCCGCCAACCGGGCCAGGCATCGCAGACACTAGCCATCCTCCGCACCTTTCACGCCTACAGCGCATCATGGCCCCCCGCCTTCCGCCCCGTCCAGCGCCAAAAGATGCTCATCCTCTACCTCCAGGCTCTTTACTGGACCTCGCCCCCTTCGTCGCGACGGCAgtgggaaaaagaagcgtCTCTCGCACTCAAAAACGGCCAGACCTTGCTTGAACAAACCACCACCTTTCCACGCGCCGGGTCCGTCAACCACCCGGTTATCCTCTTTTGCCAACACGCTATGCAACTGTACACCACCCACCCCCGCTCGCCTGCCATGTCCAACCAAGTACTCGACTTCTTATGGTGGGCTACCACACTCACATTCCAATCCCAATCCGTCCTCCGCTTCCTCATCCGTATCCTATCCGACCGCGAAGAATACACCGACGCCAAGCGTGTCTTTGAGCTGTACGTCGGTTTGGTGCTTAAAGCGCGCCAAACGGCCCAGCCTGAGATTGCGctccaactccaactccaacgtcccgacgacgacgatACCCAGGCCATCCCCTCAGCCGAGCAGTCGTCCCCCGAGACCGAAGCGCTCATGAAACAAGCAACATCCGCATCGCACGAAACAGACGACGATACCGAATTCGTGTCGACCTTGTTGGCAGGCGCCAAGTTATTGACAGGGATGGATCAGCCAGGCGAAGCGTGGCGATATGCCTGTCTGGCCGGAGACGTCGTTCAGGTAACCAAGTTGCCTGATGCACAGAAAAAGGCGCTGCAAGTCAAAGTAGAGGAAGTCAAGGGGATCGTTCGCATGCTCATGGCTAAAA atgTAAACCCGCATGAACGAGCCAACTACCAATCCCAATCGCTCAACCAcctcacatcctccaccaccatctcGCCCACCCCCACATCCCTCTACCACCTCTCCCACGCCTATGCCCAAGCTCGACAAATCCCCCAAGCGATCGACGCGATCCACAAGAGTCtcgagatggatgagaagaatgtcGAAAGCTGGCATTTGTTGGGTATCTTGTTGACCAGTATGAGGGATTGGGAAGCCGCTAGAAAAGCCGTAGAGGCCGGGTGGAGAGtatgggaggagagggatgaaagggagaggcagatggatgagaagatggaggatgcGGAGGATCATGAGCAGCGTCCAAGTCTTGAATTCATCTCTAAAGATTTTGGTtttaccaccaccaccactgCTCTCGTTCTTCCTACAGGCTCATTCTCACCTCTCCCGCCTCTCCCCGAATCCCCACCCACATCGTCGCAGAATCTCGCCCAGGTCATCAGGCTGAGAATGACGTTGAATATGATTATCGAAAAGACGCAAGGGTGTGAAGAGGCAATGGTCAGGCAACAAGAATTGTTTgcattcttctccgccaGGTGTTCCCTTGCGGGAGGAGTAGCTAAACAATCTCCAGGTGCAAGTGGGGgtggggagaagaaggatgtgcCGGatagggaagaagggttggGTGAGAGTTTTGTGAATATCAAAGAGCAAG ATTCAATCCCAGTGACCGGCGCAGACGGATTACCCACTGTCGCACCCCCTGTCCCCCCTACACCTACACCGTTTGATCCAGCGCCCCCTGTAGAGGAGAAACAGACAATCGACGAAAACACGCTTACACCATTCCGCAGTGTCTCCGAAAAAGGTCGTCAGCGTCGTCGTCGATCTTTTTCTGCATCTTTACGTTCTAAAGGTGGGAAATCCAAAGACCAGATGGGTGTTTCCACTTCATCTcacggcggcggcggtggtggcggtggtggtatCAGGCGCACAGCGAGTTTGCGTGGCGCAGTGTTATCGGGGGAAACGGAGAAAAAGGCAGTAGCAGAATATAGCAGCACCATCCCACCATTCACACCCGCCACGGGTACCGCCACGGGCAACCCCCGGGACCGCACAGTCTCCAAATCAACCGCCCCCTCCATCGTGCCCACCGCCATTCACTCGCACTACCGATCTTCCCGCGTCCGCCGGCCTTCCCCACCCCACCCCGCCATCCGCACCCACCAAATCGTCACCACCAACGCTGGATACCCGGTCCCTCGAGGAAAAACGGATCCTGAGTGA
- a CDS encoding pyridoxal 5'-phosphate synthase glutaminase subunit Pdx2, protein MTIQPEIVPERVVIGVLALQGAFIEHIHYLQRLRPHGHTIEAIPVRNADELSRCHALIVPGGESTVISHLASLTPSLLPALLSFAQDPSKAMWGTCAGMILMAEEDGVGGGKKKGVKGWGGVKGLKVWRNLYGTQLESFEAALDIPVLSDPLKPFNAVFIRAPAVHSLTPTKANIETQVLASLPAEYIPSPPPSDTPLGEPNVDDLGKVMIRQGRKMVTSFHPELSGDVRIHEYWVEKCILGR, encoded by the exons ATGACGATCCAGCCTGAAATAGTACCGGAGAGAGTGGTCATCGGCGTACTCG CTCTCCAAGGCGCTTTCATTGAGCATATACACTATCTCCAAAG ACTGCGCCCCCATGGCCACACGATTGAAGCTATTCCTGTGCGCAACGCCGATGAACTATCC CGATGCCATGCCCTCATCGTGCCCGGTGGTGAATCCACAgtcatctcccatctcgCTTCACTCAcaccttccctcctccctgctctcctctcttttgCGCAAGACCCTTCAAAAGCGATGTGGGGAACGTGTGCGGGTATGATCCTCATggctgaagaggacggGGTTGGAGGgggtaagaagaagggtgtgAAAGGCTGGGGAGGTGTAAAAGGTTTAAAGGTTTGGAGGAACCTCTACGGCA CCCAACTCGAATCATTCGAAGCGGCTCTCGATATCCCTGTGTTATCCGACCCATTGAAACCATTCAACGCGGTATTCATCCGTGCCCCAGCTGTGCACAGCCTTACGCCGACCAAGGCAAACATTGAGACCCAAGTCCTTGCCAGCCTTCCTGCCGAGTACATCCCTTCACCGCCACCTTCCGACACGCCACTAGGTGAACCCAATGTGGATGATTTGGGCAAGGTGATGATCAGAcaagggagaaagatggtCACCAGTTTCCATCCTGAACTGAGTGGCGATGTAAGAATTCACGAGTACTGGGTCGAAAAGTGTATtcttggaagatga
- a CDS encoding uncharacterized protein (genome sequence mistake), producing MPPKLTAFQPPSPSPPPPTNDPHDLLVIQDIMDTLDQIPPELTRVHSDLNELGAVLYSTLVSLEKKLYTLIDWIQDPNVTPEKRFELLQEIAEEAARYKLGGDDKIRVAAGACDGILNHQKHISNLLASSTLLNPSPPSPYSQALTLPFPQPVTNSRRVARAANSPFGGRGYAGNGGPSETKVGDTPSKKKRSRVQQLGAREDDETSSAGGEKKKPVKRRKQNRAASPTDSIVSNSGFGGKPIEPVPPVNSPPLPIGPAVKRMTEVPILNPEQVTTTSATYPCNPPFQSTQSAPMVWAWIWAAEKAVV from the exons ATGCCGCCTAAACTCACAGCCTTTCAACCCCCATCCccctcacctccaccccctACAAATGACCCTCATGACCTGCTTGTCATACAGGATATCATGGATACCCTCGATCAAATCCCACCAGAGCTCACAAGGGTCCACAGCGATCTCAACGAGCTTGGTGCTGTACTTTACT CTACCCTTGTCAGCCTAGAGAAGAAACTCTATACGCTGATCGACTGGATACAAGATCCCAATGTCACACCTGAGAAGCGCTTCGAGCTCCTGCAGGAGATTGCTGAGGAGGCGGCGAGATACAAGCTTGGCGGTGATGACAAAATTCGAGTTGCTGCAGGTGCTTGTGATGGC ATTCTCAATCATCAGAAACACATCTCCAATCTCCTTGCATCTTCTACCTTGCTCAATCCATCCCCACCTTCTCCCTACTCTCAAGCTCTCAcacttcccttccctcaaCCAGTCACTAATTCTCGCCGCGTTGCCCGGGCAGCCAATTCTCCGTTCGGCGGTCGGGGCTATGCCGGAAACGGGGGACCATCAGAGACCAAGGTCGGTGATACGCCtagcaaaaagaagaggagtcGAGTGCAGCAACTGGGGGcgagggaggatgatgagacGTCTAGTGCGGGcggggagaagaaaaagccTGTTAAGCGAAGAAAGCA GAACCGAGCGGCTTCACCTACCGACTCTATCGTTTCCAACTCTGGTTTCGGCGGGAAGCCCATTGAACCCGTACCGCCCGTCAACTCGCCGCCGCTGCCAATAGGGCCCGCCGTGAAGCGGATGACGGAGGTTCCGATACTGAATCCCGAACAGGTAACGACGACAAGCGCAACGTACCCATGCAACCCTCCTTTTCAGTCGACTCAAAGCGCGCCGATGGTTTGGGCTTGGATATGGGCAGCAGAGAAGGCAGTGGTGTGA
- a CDS encoding ribosomal protein S16: MPVRIRFARHGHRKNPIFHLVAINSKRPRNGKPLELLGTYDPIPRVQEGNTPPAAANVFAKGTQDMIVKEKKVELNVERIKYWLGVGAQPTRSAVKLLERGGVLTTPHKWQHMWSPPPPGVSQPGATRSGKALENTLP, encoded by the exons ATGCCTGTCCGTATCAGATTTGCCCGTCACGGCCACCGCAAaaatcccatcttccaccttgtCGCCATCAACTCTAAACGACCGCGAAACGGCAAGCCTCTTGAGCTCTTGGGCACGTACGATCCCATTCCCCGTGTGCAAGAAGGCAACACCCCTCCAGCCGCCGCCAACGTGTTCGCAAAGGGCACTCAAGATATGATCgtaaaggagaagaaggtcgagTTGAATGTGGAGAGGATAAAGTACTGGTTAGGCGTGGGAGCGCAACCTACTAGGAGTGCTGTCAAGTTATTGGAGAGG GGAGGTGTCCTCACCACTCCCCACAAGTGGCAACATATGTGgtctcctccccctccagGAGTCTCACAACCAGGAGCAACCCGTAGTGGAAAGGCATTGGAGAATACATTGCCATAA
- a CDS encoding DNA-directed RNA polymerase I subunit RPA43 produces MSALNATASSSKQKKDKSNDKHNKEKHHSDKSKSKKDKKSKGEKHEKGEKSPFEHREMRMRLSVPPKFAGDVMAGVRDQLDGMIMQYLPEVKGVLIAHWDHSFDDDTAKIINECPFEVVNVEFHAIYWAPKIGQKLRGIHSISSPSHLSLIFAGAFNVSIPIQHIPADLFEFEETDEVVATKSEDGSEVEYIDKSEMEMEETGRWRNKETGEFFGKRELVKFTVIGMQVTNQMLSLTGSLLEDPSNPPPAPEIVAAPIMPSPSPSPEPQQPHPAKKARTQPQPQTKQVVKDEVDTSKMTARELKAYRKEEEKKKRDARKARKEGRAEDDAEGEEQEEGGAGTKRKADEQESEKRKKKKE; encoded by the exons aaaagaaggacaagtcCAACGACAAGCAcaacaaagaaaaacatCACAGTGACAAGTCCAAGTcgaaaaaggacaagaagtCCAAGGGCGAGAAGCATGAAAAGGGGGAAAAGTCCCCATTTGAGCAcagggagatgagaatgaggtTAAGTGTACCTCCAAAGTTTGCCGGTGATGTTATGGCAGGTGTGAGGGATCAGCTGGATGGGATGATCATGCA ATATCTGCCCGAAGTCAAGGGTGTTCTCATCGCCCATTGGGATCATAGCTTTGACGATGACACGGCAAAGATCATAAACGAGTGTCCCTTCGAGGTCGTCAACGTTGAATTCCATGCCATTTACTGGGCTCCCAAGATTGGACAAAAACTCC GTGGTATTcactccatctcctctccatcccatctgtccctcatcttcgctgGCGCTTTCAACGTCTCTATCCCTATCCAGCATATTCCTGCCGACCTCTTTGAATTTGAGGAAACCGACGAGGTCGTTGCAACAAAAAGCGAAGACGGTAGTGAAGTTGAGTATATTGATAAAAgcgagatggaaatggaggaaaCGGGTAGGTGGAGGAACAAGGAAACTGGCGAGTTCTTTGGCAAGAGAGAGTTAGTCAAGTTTACCGTCATTGG GATGCAAGTTACAAATCAAATGCTCTCCCTCACAGGGTCCCTCCTTGAAGACCCCTCtaaccctcctcctgcccCCGAAATTGTTGCCGCCCCTATCATGCCTTCGCCAAGCCCTTCACCTGAACCTCAGCAACCTCATCCCGCCAAAAAGGCTCGCACCCAGCCTCAGCCTCAAACCAAGCAAGTAGTAAAGGACGAGGTGGACACTAGTAAAATGACCGCAAGGGAGCTGAAGGCTTacagaaaggaggaggaaaagaagaagagggatgcgaggaaggcgagaaaagaaggacgggcggaggatgatgctgaaggagaggagcaagaggaaggtggagcTGGcacgaagaggaaggccgATGAACAGGAGAgcgaaaagaggaagaagaagaaggagtag